GGAAAGATCATGAAAAGCACATAGGCATATGCCATTCCGAGGATCACGGCGCCGTTTCCGGCGCGGAAGTTTACGGGCTCGGCGATCACACCGAGCTGCATCAGCAGGTGGTTGAAGAGCCCCCGGTCGGCCAAAATCAGCTGCCAGGCGAACAGGCGCAGCAGCTCGTTGATCCAGTAGGGGATGATCAGCCCGATCATCAGCCACCTGCGCGGGGCGGCCCGGGCGACCTTGGCAAGGTGAAACGATATCGGGTAGCAGATCACCAGGGCAGCCAGGGTGACGACGATGCTCGACCAGATGGTTTTGAGGAAAATGGTTCGGTGCAGCCCGTTGGCCAAAAGTTGGCCGTAGTTCTTCAGGGTCCAGACGTCTTTGGGCCCCCCGAGCTCCCGCAAAGGCAGCAGCGGCCGGAGGGAAAAGTCGATCATAATCAGCTGCGGGACGAGAATCATGAAGAGCAGCCACACCCCGAGGGCGACCACCACATAGGCCCACCCGATGGGCCCGAAGGCCCGTAGGCCCTCTCGCCAGAGCCTAACCATCGGCGCACTCTCCGGACGGGAAGAGCAGGGCGTTTTCCGGTTTGAAGCCGATGCGGATATTTCCGCCGGCGGTCGCGGCCCACCCCTGGCCGTCGTTGTTGCAGCGCATGGTCAGGGTCTCGCCGCCGCGGGTTTTCAGGCGAATGGTGGTATACGCACCTTCGAAGCTGCGGCCGATGACGGTGCACTCCAGGGTGTTGGCGCCGTCGGGCGTCTGGTCCGCGACGAAAATGGCCTCGGGGCGCACGAAGGCGGTGCTCTTCGCCCCGTGGCCGAGGCCGGCGGGGTTTTGCCCGATGATCCGGCCCGAAGGGGTGTCGATCGAGGCTGCGCCGTTTTCAACCCCCGCGACGGTGCCGCACAGCCGGTTGGCCTCACCGACAAACGACGCCACGAAGGCGCTGCGGGGGGCGTTGTAGATCTTTTCCGGCGCGTCCACCTGCTCCAGCCGCCCCACCGACATCACCCCCACGCGGTCCGACATGGTGAAAGCCTCGCCCTGGTCGTGGGTGATATAGACAAAGGTCACGGCGGTTCGCCGCTGAATCTCCCGCAGGGCCAGACGCATATGCTTGCGCAGCTTCAGGTCCAGGGCCGAGAGCGGTTCGTCCAGGAGAAGGACGGCCGGCGCCACGGCCAGCGCCCGTGCGATGGCGACCCGCTGCTTCTGCCCGCCGGAGAGAGCGCTCACCGGGCTGTCCCCCGCGCCGGGGAGGTCGACCAGCTCCAGCAGGGCCGCCACCTTCTTTTCTCTTTCGGCTCGCCCAACCCCCCGGACTTCGAGACCGAAGCCGATATTTTGGGCCACGCTCATGAGCGGGAAAAGCGCGAGGTTCTGAAAGATCATGGCGGTGGGACGCCTGTTGGGGCCGATGCCCCGCATGTTGCGGCCGTCGATCCGGATCTCGCCCGCAGACGGCTCCATGAAGCCCGAGATGAGGCGCAGGAGCGTGGTTTTGCCGCACCCCGAAGGCCCGAGGAAACTGAAGAACTCCCCGGCCTGGATGTGGACGCGGATGTCACGGACGGCATCCACATCGCCGAAGCGCATGCTCACGTTGGCAATCTCTACATCCTGCCCCATCAACCCACCCCTGCGGGAGCGCCTTGGGCCGGCGTTCGCCGGACGGGAATCAGCTTCCCGCCGGCCGCCACGACGCTTTGGGCGGTCCCCCCTATTTCAGGCTGGATTCCCCCTGAACCGTCGCGGCCCATCAGGCCGCTTGGAACCTGTCCCGGTACTCCGTGCGCGCCGGCACGAACCATGCGGGCTCGGACACGTACCACCACAGGTTATCCAGGGCGTCTTGGGGATAAGCCTCGGCGAAGTTCTTTTTGGTCGCCTCGTCCAGGAGGTCGCTGGCCCCTTTGACCACGCTGTTGTAGCCGGTGGATTTGGCCATGATCGCGCCGGCCTCGGGGGTGTAGGCCCAGTTGATGAAGGCATAGGCCTGCTCGAGATTCTCCGCGTTCTTGACGATGCCAATGGAGTCCACCCAGGTCAGGGCCCCTTCCTTGGGTGCCATGTAGGAGACCGGTTTGCCCTCCTTTTTGAGAGTCAGGATCGGGCCGTCCCAGGTCTGGCCGATGGCGCAGGCGTTCTGGAGAAACGCCAGCTGATGGTCCTGGGCGTTGTTCCAGAACATCTTGACGTTTTGCTTGTGGGCGACGAGGAACTTCAGGATTTCATCATAGACCCGGCGCATCTTCTCCTCGGACCGATAGGTGTCGTACATCCGGTCGGAGGGCAGCCGGCCGGTGGCATCCAGATGGAGCCCCGCACCGATGAAGACCGAGTGGGGGCGGCAGGTGACCTTACCGACAAATTCAGGCGCCCACATCGTGCCGTAGGACAACTCGCCGTATTTGGGGGTGAGCAGCTCCGTGTTCCAGGCGATGGCTTCCGTTCCCCAGTCGTAGGGCAGCCCGACCCGCTTGCCACCGATCACGCCGCCGAGCTTTTTAGATTTCTCATAGAAGGCGGGTTCCAGATTGTTCAGGTTCGGTATCCGGCTCTCGTCGATTTCCCGGTACAATTCGTATTCCATGTGCAGTTCATACTCGGTCAGAGACGGCTGGGCGATATCGAACCCGCTGGCGCGGGCCGCCCGAAGCTTGTTCATGCACTCCTGATTGGTGCTGTAGTTGGTGACCTGCACCTTGATGCCGGTGGCCTTTTCAAAGGCCGCGATCACTTCGGGCTTGCTGTAGTCCGGCCATGTGAAG
The sequence above is a segment of the Desulfobacteraceae bacterium genome. Coding sequences within it:
- a CDS encoding extracellular solute-binding protein; its protein translation is MNGRQKKHPEASGITRRTFLHQAAAGTAAFAAAGVGPWFIRNARSSSGELKLFTWPDYSKPEVIAAFEKATGIKVQVTNYSTNQECMNKLRAARASGFDIAQPSLTEYELHMEYELYREIDESRIPNLNNLEPAFYEKSKKLGGVIGGKRVGLPYDWGTEAIAWNTELLTPKYGELSYGTMWAPEFVGKVTCRPHSVFIGAGLHLDATGRLPSDRMYDTYRSEEKMRRVYDEILKFLVAHKQNVKMFWNNAQDHQLAFLQNACAIGQTWDGPILTLKKEGKPVSYMAPKEGALTWVDSIGIVKNAENLEQAYAFINWAYTPEAGAIMAKSTGYNSVVKGASDLLDEATKKNFAEAYPQDALDNLWWYVSEPAWFVPARTEYRDRFQAA
- a CDS encoding ABC transporter permease, with the protein product MVRLWREGLRAFGPIGWAYVVVALGVWLLFMILVPQLIMIDFSLRPLLPLRELGGPKDVWTLKNYGQLLANGLHRTIFLKTIWSSIVVTLAALVICYPISFHLAKVARAAPRRWLMIGLIIPYWINELLRLFAWQLILADRGLFNHLLMQLGVIAEPVNFRAGNGAVILGMAYAYVLFMIFPLYNAMESLDRHQLEAARDLGASRARIHRDIVIPHAKPGIAVGCIMTFMLAAGSIAAPQLLGSPSSFWFTEIIYTNFETANWNQGAAYATVLAGLCLAFVFLMLKVFRLRLEELAQ
- a CDS encoding ABC transporter ATP-binding protein, producing MGQDVEIANVSMRFGDVDAVRDIRVHIQAGEFFSFLGPSGCGKTTLLRLISGFMEPSAGEIRIDGRNMRGIGPNRRPTAMIFQNLALFPLMSVAQNIGFGLEVRGVGRAEREKKVAALLELVDLPGAGDSPVSALSGGQKQRVAIARALAVAPAVLLLDEPLSALDLKLRKHMRLALREIQRRTAVTFVYITHDQGEAFTMSDRVGVMSVGRLEQVDAPEKIYNAPRSAFVASFVGEANRLCGTVAGVENGAASIDTPSGRIIGQNPAGLGHGAKSTAFVRPEAIFVADQTPDGANTLECTVIGRSFEGAYTTIRLKTRGGETLTMRCNNDGQGWAATAGGNIRIGFKPENALLFPSGECADG